A DNA window from Desulfatibacillum aliphaticivorans DSM 15576 contains the following coding sequences:
- the folD gene encoding bifunctional methylenetetrahydrofolate dehydrogenase/methenyltetrahydrofolate cyclohydrolase FolD, translating into MSAKLIKGTDIREEILEEVTKEVAELKEKTGKVPGLVTILVGENPASVSYVTLKIKTAHRVGFTEIQDNQSPDISEEDLLALIDKYNNDDSINGILVQLPLPKHIDDKKILNAIDPDKDVDGFHPVNVGRLMIGGDEVKFAPCTPAGIQEMIVRAGVETSGAEVVVVGRSNIVGKPIANMMVQKGPGANSTVTIVHTRTKDLAAHCQRADILIVAAGVPGLVKPEWIKKGACVIDVGVNRVGTKISEKTGKEIAVLRGDVDFDAAKEIAGSITPVPGGVGPMTITMLMVNTLKSFKFANGLM; encoded by the coding sequence ATGTCTGCAAAGCTCATTAAGGGAACGGATATCAGGGAAGAAATCCTGGAAGAAGTAACCAAGGAAGTTGCTGAACTCAAGGAAAAAACCGGAAAGGTTCCCGGGTTGGTGACCATTCTGGTCGGCGAAAATCCGGCTTCCGTGTCTTACGTAACCCTCAAGATTAAAACCGCCCACAGGGTTGGCTTCACCGAAATTCAGGACAACCAGTCCCCGGACATCTCTGAAGAAGATCTCCTGGCTCTGATCGATAAGTACAACAATGACGATTCCATCAACGGCATCCTGGTGCAGCTTCCCCTGCCCAAGCACATTGATGACAAAAAAATCCTCAACGCCATCGATCCTGACAAGGACGTTGACGGCTTCCATCCCGTGAACGTGGGCCGTTTGATGATTGGCGGAGACGAAGTGAAATTCGCTCCCTGCACCCCCGCAGGCATCCAGGAAATGATCGTGCGCGCCGGCGTGGAAACCAGCGGCGCAGAGGTGGTTGTTGTGGGCCGCTCCAACATCGTCGGTAAGCCCATCGCAAACATGATGGTGCAAAAAGGCCCCGGCGCCAACTCCACCGTGACCATCGTCCACACCCGGACCAAAGACCTGGCCGCTCATTGCCAGCGCGCTGACATCCTGATCGTGGCCGCCGGCGTGCCCGGACTGGTCAAGCCCGAGTGGATCAAAAAGGGCGCATGCGTCATCGACGTGGGCGTGAACCGCGTGGGAACCAAAATCAGCGAAAAGACCGGCAAGGAAATTGCCGTGCTTCGCGGCGACGTGGACTTCGACGCCGCCAAGGAAATCGCCGGCTCCATCACCCCCGTGCCGGGCGGCGTTGGCCCCATGACCATCACCATGCTCATGGTCAACACTCTGAAATCCTTCAAGTTCGCTAACGGCTTGATGTAG
- a CDS encoding sensor histidine kinase — MTLSKRLSIFFLFISLIPLLTVGAIAYISGRQTIQTQAINHLYSTNILKQAELDAWLQEKAAFLELSANSHYVKTHLPENMLINDDFPQLGMEKKNQLRRDFFAPYLKNGGFFELFIMEPAKGSVIVSSDQTQEGKIKKDRPFFREGKTRTSIQNVYYSMSIREPAITISAPLKSLDGKLMGVLAARVDISTLSNIISRRSSMLKTEDTYLVNKFNFFITEPLFGENYALKKTIHTEGVALALEKSEGFAFYEDYRGTPVIGAYRWVPDKELAIITEVDQREAYAPIYRLRKTIAFFGLVIAFAAAFLGLTFARTITRPLAKLAQSAGVMGKGDLETEIALSAQGEIGSLARSLDQMRKELKSTLVSKDKLEREATRRRAAMADLKRSNKELEQFAYVASHDLQEPLRMVASYTQLLAQRYEGQLDEKAQKYISYAVEGATRMQHLVNDLLQLSRVGTRGAPFEPTDCNEVVQQVLKGLKRTIAETKAGVVIDDLPVVQADAIQLGQVFQNLLGNAVKFRGEAPPQVRITAEKQNEAWVFQVRDNGIGIDPKFHERIFTIFQRLHERGKYDGTGIGLAIAKKIVERHGGRIWIESQEGKGARFFFSIPERDQNKEHIHGQQG; from the coding sequence ATGACGCTTTCAAAAAGGCTCTCGATATTTTTTCTTTTCATTTCACTCATTCCCTTGCTGACTGTAGGCGCCATCGCATACATCAGCGGGCGCCAAACCATACAGACCCAGGCCATTAACCACCTTTATTCCACCAATATCCTCAAGCAGGCCGAACTGGACGCATGGCTGCAGGAAAAGGCCGCTTTCCTGGAGCTATCGGCCAACTCCCATTATGTAAAGACCCATCTCCCCGAAAATATGTTGATAAACGACGATTTTCCCCAGCTTGGAATGGAGAAGAAGAATCAACTTAGAAGAGATTTTTTTGCCCCCTATTTGAAAAATGGCGGTTTTTTTGAATTGTTCATTATGGAGCCGGCAAAAGGAAGCGTTATTGTGTCCTCAGATCAAACCCAGGAAGGCAAAATCAAAAAGGACCGGCCGTTTTTTAGGGAAGGAAAAACCCGAACATCCATTCAAAACGTATACTACAGCATGTCCATCAGGGAACCGGCCATTACCATCAGCGCGCCTTTAAAATCCCTGGATGGAAAATTAATGGGAGTCCTTGCGGCCAGGGTGGACATTTCAACGCTCTCCAATATCATTAGCAGACGCAGCAGCATGCTGAAAACGGAAGACACATACCTGGTCAACAAGTTCAATTTTTTTATTACGGAACCCCTGTTTGGCGAGAACTACGCCCTAAAAAAAACCATCCACACGGAAGGGGTGGCCCTGGCCTTGGAAAAGTCGGAGGGCTTCGCCTTTTACGAAGATTACCGGGGGACGCCTGTTATAGGAGCCTATCGTTGGGTCCCCGACAAGGAATTGGCCATAATTACGGAAGTGGATCAGAGAGAAGCCTATGCGCCAATATACAGACTTAGAAAAACCATTGCGTTTTTCGGGCTGGTCATAGCCTTTGCCGCCGCTTTTTTGGGCCTGACTTTCGCCAGGACCATCACCCGGCCGTTGGCGAAACTGGCGCAAAGCGCGGGGGTGATGGGCAAGGGCGACCTGGAGACGGAAATCGCTTTGTCGGCCCAGGGAGAAATCGGAAGCCTGGCCCGCAGCCTGGATCAGATGAGGAAGGAACTAAAAAGCACACTGGTTTCCAAAGATAAACTTGAGCGGGAAGCGACCCGCCGCAGGGCGGCTATGGCCGATCTGAAGCGATCCAACAAGGAACTGGAGCAATTCGCCTACGTGGCATCCCATGATCTTCAGGAGCCGCTTCGCATGGTGGCTTCTTACACCCAATTGCTGGCCCAGCGTTATGAAGGCCAATTGGACGAAAAGGCGCAAAAGTATATTAGCTACGCTGTGGAGGGAGCGACCAGGATGCAACACCTGGTCAACGATCTGTTGCAGTTGTCCAGGGTTGGAACCCGCGGGGCGCCGTTTGAACCCACCGACTGCAATGAGGTGGTTCAGCAGGTTCTGAAGGGCTTGAAACGCACCATAGCGGAGACAAAAGCGGGGGTTGTCATTGACGATCTGCCGGTTGTCCAGGCGGACGCCATTCAATTGGGCCAGGTTTTCCAAAACCTGCTTGGCAACGCCGTAAAATTTCGGGGGGAGGCGCCGCCCCAAGTCCGCATTACCGCCGAGAAGCAGAACGAGGCCTGGGTGTTTCAAGTCAGGGACAATGGCATTGGCATTGATCCCAAATTCCATGAACGCATTTTTACGATTTTTCAGAGGTTGCACGAAAGAGGCAAATACGACGGAACAGGCATAGGCCTCGCCATCGCCAAAAAAATTGTGGAAAGGCACGGAGGCCGCATTTGGATAGAATCCCAGGAGGGGAAAGGCGCAAGATTCTTCTTTTCCATCCCGGAAAGAGACCAGAACAAGGAGCATATCCATGGACAACAAGGTTAA
- a CDS encoding PhoH family protein has product MQKTYVLDTNVLLHNPESLFAFEDNHIVIPFAVIEELDNQKRRQDEVGRHARIASRRLDALRQNGNLAEGVALPGGGILRVELNHHSTHDYPPGLSLDKYDNRILAVAYNLSKESEGPVITVTKDLNLRIKADVLGMTAQNFTNDMVNYSNLYQGVREIQATAEDIEQFYRAQSLAWEAEPPLMPHEFVILKNPANPSQSAIAKYADGYLIPLNFSDSINWGVKARNKEQKFALELLLDDSIRVVTLVGTAGTGKTLLALAVGLEKVVEQNEYSRFLITRPVTPMGEDLGYLPGSKEEKLKPWMLAVYDNLEYLFQKADEPRDVLEELVARGVLDMDTLTYLRGRSIPRQFILCDEAQNITPKMIKTLVTRVGEGSKIVFTGDPEQIDHPYLDQNSNGLTYLVERIKEQEVAGHVTLVRGERSAVAEMGAKLL; this is encoded by the coding sequence ATGCAAAAAACCTATGTACTGGACACTAATGTTCTACTCCACAATCCTGAATCCCTTTTTGCTTTCGAAGACAATCACATTGTAATTCCCTTCGCCGTCATCGAAGAACTGGACAATCAGAAAAGACGGCAGGATGAAGTGGGCCGGCACGCGCGCATTGCATCCCGCAGGCTGGACGCTTTGCGTCAGAACGGCAATTTGGCGGAGGGCGTGGCCTTGCCGGGAGGCGGCATTTTGCGGGTGGAGCTGAACCATCACTCAACCCACGACTATCCGCCGGGGCTTTCGCTGGACAAGTACGACAACCGCATCCTGGCCGTGGCTTACAACCTGTCCAAGGAAAGCGAAGGGCCGGTAATCACGGTCACCAAGGACCTGAATTTGCGGATCAAGGCGGACGTTTTGGGCATGACGGCCCAGAATTTCACCAACGACATGGTCAATTACAGCAACCTGTATCAGGGCGTTCGGGAAATTCAGGCCACGGCCGAGGACATTGAGCAATTCTACCGCGCCCAGAGTCTTGCCTGGGAGGCGGAACCTCCCCTCATGCCCCATGAATTCGTTATATTGAAAAATCCCGCCAACCCCTCGCAGTCCGCCATCGCCAAATACGCGGACGGCTACCTGATTCCGCTTAATTTCAGCGATTCCATCAACTGGGGAGTCAAGGCCAGGAATAAGGAACAGAAGTTTGCCCTGGAGCTGTTGCTGGACGATTCCATCCGGGTGGTGACCCTGGTGGGAACGGCCGGAACGGGAAAGACCCTGCTGGCTTTGGCCGTCGGCCTGGAAAAGGTGGTGGAGCAAAACGAGTATTCCCGATTTCTGATTACCCGCCCGGTCACGCCCATGGGCGAGGACCTGGGGTATTTGCCGGGATCCAAGGAGGAAAAGCTCAAGCCGTGGATGCTGGCGGTGTACGATAACCTGGAATACCTGTTCCAAAAAGCGGACGAACCCCGGGACGTGCTCGAAGAACTGGTGGCAAGGGGCGTTCTGGACATGGACACCCTGACCTACTTGCGGGGGCGCAGCATCCCCAGGCAATTCATCCTGTGCGACGAGGCCCAGAACATCACGCCCAAGATGATCAAAACCCTGGTGACCAGGGTGGGAGAGGGAAGCAAGATCGTGTTCACCGGAGACCCGGAACAGATCGACCATCCTTATTTGGACCAGAACTCCAACGGCCTGACCTACCTGGTTGAGCGGATTAAAGAGCAGGAAGTGGCCGGGCATGTGACCCTGGTCCGGGGCGAACGCTCCGCCGTAGCCGAGATGGGCGCCAAGCTGTTATAG
- a CDS encoding response regulator, with the protein MDNKVKILLVEDNPADVDLTRENLEASKILHELFTVPDGVAAMDFLKKRGRYSGAPKPHMVLLDLNLPKKDGREVLAEMKADQDLKRIPVIVLTSSSAEEDVVKSYDLQASAYITKPVNLEGFGKIVKGIKCFWFSIVQFSPD; encoded by the coding sequence ATGGACAACAAGGTTAAAATTCTTTTGGTGGAAGACAATCCTGCGGACGTGGACCTTACCAGGGAAAACCTGGAAGCGTCTAAAATTCTCCACGAGTTATTCACTGTTCCCGACGGAGTGGCCGCCATGGATTTTCTCAAAAAGCGAGGCCGATATTCCGGCGCTCCGAAGCCCCACATGGTGCTCTTGGACCTGAACCTGCCGAAAAAGGACGGCAGGGAGGTTCTGGCGGAAATGAAGGCGGACCAGGATCTCAAGCGCATCCCGGTGATTGTGCTAACATCTTCTTCTGCGGAAGAAGATGTGGTCAAATCCTATGATCTCCAAGCCAGCGCCTACATCACCAAACCCGTGAACCTGGAAGGCTTTGGCAAAATCGTGAAAGGCATTAAGTGCTTTTGGTTCTCCATCGTGCAGTTTTCGCCGGATTAA
- a CDS encoding DUF362 domain-containing protein, with amino-acid sequence MSCTICDFDTYAKSVPKALKESGLPDLLQGVKKVLVKPNLVNSSPFPVTTRPECCAAVVDFVRSCSNASIVIAEGCGEPSMETTDIFRRLGYHEIAGRLDVELVDLNYAPLRRLTDPECNFFPDIFLPEMAFTHFILSVPVLKAHSLAGITCSLKSMMGFAPPQYYSGSHGIWRKAVFHENMHQSIKDLNKYRTPDFTLVDASVGLADYHLGGETCSPPVGKLVAGADALAVDRECAALLGLDWKTIDHLT; translated from the coding sequence TTGAGCTGCACTATTTGTGATTTTGATACTTATGCAAAGTCCGTGCCCAAGGCTCTGAAGGAGTCCGGCCTGCCGGATTTGCTGCAAGGCGTGAAGAAGGTCCTCGTCAAGCCCAACCTGGTTAACTCCTCGCCCTTTCCCGTCACAACCAGACCCGAGTGCTGCGCGGCCGTTGTGGATTTCGTCCGGTCCTGCTCCAATGCTTCCATTGTGATCGCCGAGGGATGCGGCGAGCCGTCCATGGAGACGACGGACATCTTTCGTCGTCTTGGTTACCATGAGATTGCAGGACGGCTTGATGTGGAGCTGGTGGACCTCAACTACGCCCCTTTAAGGCGGCTAACCGATCCGGAGTGCAATTTCTTCCCTGACATTTTCCTGCCTGAAATGGCTTTCACCCACTTTATACTTTCCGTTCCCGTGCTTAAGGCCCATTCACTCGCCGGCATTACGTGCAGCTTAAAAAGCATGATGGGTTTTGCACCGCCCCAGTATTATTCGGGCAGTCACGGCATTTGGAGAAAAGCCGTATTTCATGAGAATATGCATCAGTCCATCAAGGACTTGAACAAATACCGAACCCCGGACTTTACCCTGGTGGACGCCAGCGTGGGGCTTGCGGACTACCACCTTGGCGGAGAAACATGCAGCCCGCCCGTCGGCAAACTGGTTGCAGGCGCCGACGCCCTTGCCGTGGACCGGGAATGCGCCGCGCTGCTGGGTTTGGACTGGAAAACCATAGATCATTTAACATAA
- a CDS encoding DUF4372 domain-containing protein yields the protein MIRHASLFSQLTGLFNRNQFHALVLHHGSEKHAKGFSSWDHFVAMLFCQMPQGHILVEDRAYVDLTWLKNWHGNKQFFVNRLKKNFK from the coding sequence ATGATACGTCATGCAAGCCTGTTCAGTCAACTCACCGGATTGTTCAATCGGAACCAGTTTCACGCCCTGGTGCTTCATCATGGCTCGGAGAAACATGCTAAAGGATTCAGTTCCTGGGATCATTTTGTGGCGATGCTTTTCTGCCAGATGCCCCAAGGACATATTCTGGTCGAGGACAGGGCTTATGTGGATCTCACTTGGCTTAAAAACTGGCATGGAAACAAGCAGTTTTTCGTGAACCGCCTCAAAAAGAACTTCAAGTAG
- a CDS encoding SPL family radical SAM protein, translated as MPDNHEDYAMFFEHTGPYALPADYTPRRPEHFCVRRIVLAKGARTTQERRNYIAKIIALYPEAEIIEKPDTPHNRIAPNHKNLASRLRLGKQTLVFGEHKSAVRFSNEASNICPNYWHFSPYGFCFYGCTYCYLSGTRTFVFSPAVKVFVNLSEILKEIDRQAYKQGNVCAFYLGKLQDGLALDPLCGTSRVLAPFFAAHPFARMTLLTKSTDVDNLLNLDHQGHTILSWSVNPPEIHDRFERDVPHPYQRIQAMQRCAKAGYPVRAVLMPIIPIEGWEEIYGRFLRELLLSVPLQRLTMGGICTYPDAKRLMEESIGEDNLISQSIHSTTMRQADHRARFSKELRIKLYSALLDAAREVRPDLDVALCLEEEEVLNKVGLSASQGRCNCPF; from the coding sequence TTGCCGGACAATCATGAAGATTATGCCATGTTCTTCGAGCATACTGGTCCCTATGCACTCCCTGCGGATTACACGCCAAGGCGGCCCGAACATTTTTGTGTTCGCCGAATCGTACTTGCAAAGGGCGCCCGCACGACCCAAGAGCGAAGAAACTATATTGCCAAGATCATTGCCTTGTATCCTGAGGCGGAAATCATCGAAAAGCCGGATACGCCCCACAACCGGATTGCTCCTAATCACAAAAATCTCGCATCTCGCCTTAGACTGGGGAAGCAAACCCTTGTTTTCGGGGAGCATAAAAGTGCTGTGCGTTTCAGCAATGAAGCGAGCAATATCTGCCCGAACTACTGGCATTTTTCCCCTTACGGATTCTGCTTTTATGGTTGCACCTACTGCTATCTTTCCGGAACGCGAACATTTGTTTTCTCACCGGCAGTTAAAGTGTTTGTCAATCTTTCTGAAATTCTGAAGGAAATAGACCGGCAGGCGTATAAGCAGGGCAATGTGTGCGCTTTTTATTTGGGAAAACTGCAAGACGGCCTGGCCTTGGACCCTTTATGCGGGACGTCCCGCGTCTTGGCGCCATTTTTCGCCGCACATCCATTCGCCCGCATGACTCTGCTGACCAAAAGCACTGACGTGGACAACCTTCTTAACCTTGATCACCAAGGCCACACCATCCTTTCCTGGAGTGTGAATCCACCGGAAATCCACGACCGCTTTGAGCGCGATGTTCCTCACCCGTATCAGCGGATACAAGCAATGCAGCGATGCGCTAAAGCCGGATATCCTGTGCGCGCAGTGTTGATGCCCATCATACCGATTGAGGGGTGGGAGGAAATCTACGGCAGATTCCTTCGTGAGTTGTTGCTGTCAGTGCCCCTGCAGCGGTTGACAATGGGGGGCATCTGCACCTACCCGGACGCTAAACGCCTGATGGAGGAGAGCATTGGGGAGGACAACCTGATCAGCCAGTCCATCCATTCAACCACCATGCGTCAGGCGGATCATCGGGCCAGATTTTCGAAGGAATTGAGGATAAAGCTCTATAGCGCATTGTTGGATGCGGCTCGTGAAGTTCGGCCCGACCTGGACGTCGCATTGTGCCTTGAAGAGGAGGAAGTGCTGAACAAAGTCGGGTTGTCTGCAAGTCAAGGACGGTGTAATTGTCCATTTTGA
- a CDS encoding response regulator, with the protein MSFLKEKKFQVLVVEDNPADLDLVTEYLEMGVHDFCVESATSIEDASTQLGNSKFDVVLLDLGLPDSQGVETVSRMVKECPSIPIIALTGRDDDETALQAIREGAQDYLVKGKISPDQIIRAIRYAIDRKNTENELSAIYENAPVLMMLVDKDRKILRLNQLSSISGQRKNIKYLGLRGGDALRCLYALQNEAGCGNSPNCDQCKIKESILHTLETGAPLKNIETMLPVSDGKETRDLHLSVSTAQIILNNEPKVLVALADVTTRIQAMENLQRSEALLNNTQRLSKIGGWEWDIDKQEVYWSQEVYNIHGFKEEEYPVNSQEHLEKSLACYPPEYRNIIQSAFNRCMEKGVPYDFEIPFIKATGKKIWVRTTGQPMYKGKKIVRIIGNIMDITERKEAEQDLKKSEAFLNATGKMAKVGGWEIDVATMDLRWTDVTYDIHEIPKAYKPTLEEAVSFFHEEDRPKLETAIKSAVENGEPYDMELRFTTAKGRQLWTHTKCSPVIENGRVVRLLGTFQDITASKTAQEEKKQLQEQFQQAQKLESVGRLAGGVAHDLNNMLTPILGFAEILMEDFGPDDDRRGSVQEIISAGAKAKELVAQLLAFSRKQILEFRLLDLNQVLSGFEKLLRRTIREDVAIEMELAPSLPLIRGDIGHLEQVIMNLAVNAQDAMPGGGKLRISTSVAEYDGKTPMAGEKLPEGRYVVLSVKDSGAGMDQETLQNVFEPFYTTKTKDKGTGLGLSTVYGIVRQHNGQISLSSELNAGAEFKIFLPVQDAAAVQEASPVKQQTDEAGQETILLVEDNPQVRNLARLVLKRRGYNVLGAADGPEALEMIKEQAHPINLLLTDVVMPEMSGRDLFNQLSGDSKIKVLYMSGYDDEMIANEGVLENGVDFIQKPFTGQALAAKVRQVLDRSA; encoded by the coding sequence ATGTCGTTTTTGAAAGAAAAAAAATTTCAGGTTCTGGTGGTGGAGGACAATCCCGCCGACCTGGATCTGGTCACAGAATACTTGGAAATGGGCGTGCATGACTTTTGCGTGGAGTCCGCGACCAGCATCGAAGATGCGTCTACCCAGCTCGGGAACTCCAAATTTGACGTTGTCTTGCTCGACCTTGGCCTGCCGGACTCCCAAGGGGTGGAAACAGTATCCCGCATGGTGAAGGAATGCCCGTCCATTCCTATTATTGCTCTTACAGGAAGAGACGACGACGAGACGGCGCTGCAGGCAATTCGTGAAGGCGCCCAGGACTATCTTGTCAAAGGCAAAATCTCACCGGACCAGATAATAAGGGCCATTCGATACGCCATAGACAGAAAAAATACCGAAAACGAACTCTCCGCCATTTATGAAAACGCCCCGGTGCTCATGATGCTGGTGGATAAGGACAGAAAAATACTCCGGCTCAACCAGCTATCCTCCATCTCAGGCCAGAGGAAAAACATAAAATACCTGGGGCTTCGGGGCGGGGACGCCCTTCGATGCCTTTACGCCCTTCAAAACGAGGCCGGCTGCGGCAACTCCCCCAATTGCGATCAATGCAAGATCAAAGAATCAATACTGCACACTCTGGAAACCGGCGCCCCCCTTAAAAACATTGAAACCATGCTTCCCGTGTCCGATGGAAAAGAAACGCGAGACCTCCACCTGAGCGTTTCCACGGCCCAAATTATTTTGAATAACGAACCCAAAGTTCTGGTGGCGCTGGCGGATGTGACCACGCGCATCCAGGCCATGGAAAACCTGCAACGCAGCGAAGCCCTCTTAAATAACACCCAGCGCCTTTCAAAAATCGGCGGTTGGGAGTGGGATATCGATAAGCAGGAAGTGTATTGGAGCCAGGAAGTATATAACATCCACGGGTTCAAGGAAGAGGAGTATCCGGTCAACTCTCAGGAGCACTTGGAAAAAAGCCTGGCCTGCTATCCTCCTGAGTATCGAAACATTATCCAGTCAGCCTTCAATCGATGCATGGAAAAAGGCGTTCCCTACGATTTCGAAATTCCTTTTATCAAAGCGACGGGGAAAAAAATCTGGGTTAGAACCACCGGCCAGCCAATGTATAAGGGCAAAAAAATTGTCCGGATAATTGGAAATATCATGGACATCACGGAACGCAAGGAAGCGGAGCAGGACCTAAAAAAAAGCGAGGCTTTTCTGAATGCCACGGGAAAAATGGCCAAAGTGGGTGGGTGGGAAATCGACGTTGCAACCATGGATCTCCGCTGGACCGACGTAACCTATGATATTCATGAAATTCCCAAGGCCTACAAGCCCACCCTTGAAGAAGCCGTCTCCTTTTTCCACGAAGAAGATCGTCCCAAGTTGGAAACTGCGATTAAAAGCGCCGTGGAAAACGGCGAACCCTATGACATGGAGCTTCGCTTCACAACGGCAAAGGGGCGGCAGTTATGGACCCACACCAAATGTTCGCCGGTGATTGAGAACGGTAGAGTGGTGCGACTGCTTGGAACCTTTCAGGACATCACCGCGTCCAAAACCGCTCAAGAAGAAAAAAAACAGTTGCAGGAGCAGTTTCAACAGGCCCAAAAACTGGAATCCGTGGGCAGGCTGGCCGGCGGCGTGGCTCACGATCTAAACAACATGCTAACGCCTATCCTGGGATTCGCCGAAATTCTCATGGAGGATTTTGGACCGGACGACGACCGCAGGGGTTCCGTCCAGGAAATTATCAGCGCAGGCGCAAAGGCCAAGGAACTGGTGGCCCAACTCCTGGCTTTCAGCCGAAAGCAAATTCTGGAGTTCAGATTATTGGACCTTAACCAGGTGCTGTCCGGATTTGAAAAGCTGCTGCGGCGGACTATCCGGGAGGACGTGGCCATTGAAATGGAGCTGGCGCCCTCGCTGCCCCTAATCAGAGGAGACATAGGCCACCTGGAACAGGTTATCATGAACCTGGCTGTCAACGCCCAGGACGCCATGCCAGGCGGCGGAAAGCTCCGCATCAGCACCTCTGTCGCGGAATACGACGGAAAAACGCCCATGGCGGGGGAAAAACTTCCTGAAGGGCGTTATGTCGTCCTATCCGTCAAGGACTCGGGGGCGGGAATGGACCAGGAAACCCTGCAAAACGTTTTTGAGCCTTTTTATACCACCAAAACCAAGGACAAGGGCACCGGGCTGGGGCTTTCCACGGTATACGGCATTGTCAGGCAGCACAATGGGCAAATCAGCCTTTCCAGCGAACTCAATGCCGGCGCCGAGTTTAAAATATTCCTCCCCGTTCAGGATGCCGCCGCCGTACAGGAGGCCTCCCCCGTCAAGCAGCAAACGGACGAAGCCGGCCAGGAAACCATTCTGCTTGTGGAAGACAATCCCCAAGTGCGCAATCTGGCCCGCTTGGTTTTAAAAAGAAGGGGATACAATGTATTGGGCGCCGCAGACGGCCCCGAGGCTTTGGAAATGATCAAAGAACAGGCCCACCCCATCAACCTGTTGCTGACGGATGTAGTCATGCCCGAAATGAGCGGCAGGGATCTCTTTAACCAGTTGTCCGGCGATTCGAAAATCAAGGTCCTTTACATGTCCGGATATGACGACGAAATGATAGCCAATGAGGGCGTTTTGGAAAATGGCGTGGATTTTATTCAGAAACCCTTCACCGGACAGGCTCTGGCGGCCAAGGTCCGGCAAGTCCTGGATCGAAGCGCGTAA
- a CDS encoding ABC transporter substrate-binding protein — protein sequence MNFKKTAIILTALLAIASCTSQEEKPPPDPVTIQLKWVHQSQFAGFYVAKEQGYYAEENLDVSFLAGGNDVDLAKSVISGQAQFGVFAPEDVMIKRSQGAPLKAIAAIYRRSAVVYLSEKNSGILRPQDFVGKTIAAAGSAGGVRDFELQFNSLIKIYGLEPSQMHMLEYDPSYKGFINGDIDVTAAYLTGGVIKLQEKGVKFNIIWPGDFGVKSYSDVFVTTDALIKEKPELVQRVLRATLKGWRTAIGNPEAAVQDVMKYAKVKDIKVQTGMMEAQIPLIHTGEHHIGWMKEDVWRAMCDRLYEQKILPTPLDVKSVFSMEFLQSVYGSDKS from the coding sequence ATGAACTTCAAAAAAACAGCCATTATTTTGACAGCCCTTCTGGCGATCGCCTCATGCACCTCCCAGGAAGAAAAACCGCCGCCAGACCCAGTCACAATTCAACTCAAGTGGGTGCATCAATCCCAATTCGCCGGATTTTATGTAGCCAAAGAGCAGGGATATTACGCCGAAGAAAATCTGGACGTGTCATTTCTGGCGGGCGGGAACGACGTGGATTTGGCGAAATCCGTTATTTCAGGGCAAGCCCAGTTTGGGGTTTTTGCGCCGGAAGACGTCATGATCAAGCGTTCCCAGGGCGCGCCTTTAAAAGCCATTGCCGCAATTTACCGGCGCAGCGCCGTGGTCTATTTGTCCGAAAAAAACTCGGGCATCCTCCGTCCCCAGGATTTTGTCGGCAAAACCATTGCCGCGGCCGGATCCGCCGGAGGCGTCCGGGATTTTGAACTGCAATTTAATTCTCTGATAAAAATATACGGATTGGAACCGTCCCAGATGCACATGCTGGAATACGACCCTTCTTATAAAGGATTCATCAATGGCGATATTGACGTTACGGCGGCCTATCTGACCGGAGGAGTCATCAAACTTCAAGAAAAAGGGGTAAAATTCAACATAATCTGGCCGGGCGATTTTGGAGTGAAGTCCTATTCCGATGTTTTCGTGACGACGGACGCCTTGATCAAGGAAAAGCCGGAATTGGTGCAGCGCGTCCTAAGGGCTACGCTAAAGGGCTGGAGGACGGCCATAGGAAATCCTGAAGCCGCCGTCCAGGATGTTATGAAATACGCTAAAGTCAAAGATATTAAGGTTCAAACCGGGATGATGGAGGCGCAAATCCCGCTGATCCATACCGGCGAGCATCATATTGGCTGGATGAAGGAGGATGTCTGGCGCGCCATGTGCGACCGCCTATACGAACAAAAAATACTGCCGACCCCTTTGGATGTGAAATCCGTCTTTTCCATGGAATTCCTGCAATCCGTATATGGGAGCGATAAATCATGA